In the genome of Streptomyces sp. NBC_00259, the window GATCTCGCCGCCGGCCGTGTCGGACCCGGCCAGGGTCACCACGATGGCGTCCTCGATGCTCTTCACGGAGGACGCGAGGTAGTTGTTGAGCACGATGCTGTAGACGAGTTCGCGGCCCCCGGCGTCGGTGACGTATCCGGAGAGCGCGGAAGCGCCGGTCAGCGAGCCGGTCTTGGCGCGGGCGTTGAGAGCGGCAGGGGTGTTGCACATACGTGTGCGGAGGGTGCCGCCGATCGCGCGGTCGGGGTTGCAGGCGACGGGCAGCGACGCGTGCCAGTCGGCGTACCAGGGCGCGTCGGTGACCGCCAGCAGCAGCCGGGTGAGCTGGTCGGCGGAGAAGACGTTCATCCGGGACAGCCCGGAGCCGTCGACCTGGCGGAGCTTCGCCGCGTCGACGCCCTCCTTCTTCAGGAAGCCGTCGATGGCGGCGAGGCCCGCGCTCCAGGTGCCCTGCCCGGCCGTCTCGTAGCCGATCGTCTTGGTCAGCGCCTCGGCGTGCATGTTGTTGGACAGCTTCATGAAGGGGAGCATCAGCTCCTTGAGCGGCATGGAGCTGTGTGAGGCGAGGACCTTCGCGCCGGGCGGGGTGGGCCGGCCGAGGCGCGGGGAGCCGAGGACGCGTACACCCCGCTCGGCGAGGGCATCGGCGAAGACGGACGCCGCGTAGCCGGTCGGCTCCCAGACGGTGACCCATTCCTTGGTGGCGGAGCCGCCGACCGGGATGTTCCCACTGACGACGATGGTGTTGGTGCCGTGCTCGCGCTCGACGGCGAGCGTGTCGGTCCCTCCGGCGGGGACGGTGGTGCCCCGGACGTCGACGTGTACGTAGCCGGTCGGCGGGGTGAGTTTCACGACGGGCCTGGCGCCGGGAGCGGCGCCGGGAAGCGCCTCGACGATGACGGTGCCGGCGTCGTAGTCGGTGTCGGGGGCGACGGTCAGCGGGGAGATCTGGGCCGAGTAGTAGGAGGACTCGTCGTCGGCGGCCCAGGAGCGGCCCAGCCGGCTGGTGTCGAAGCGGGTGTCGTCGGCGACGATGCGGCCGGTGACCTTCCGGATCCCGGACTCGCGCAGCTGGGCGGCGAGTTTGCCGTAGTCGGAGGCGAGCGTGGTGGGGTCGCCCGTACCGCGGAGATAGAGGTCGCCCTGGAGGGTCGATCCGGAGCGGCTGCCGGTGGACAGCACGTCGGTGCGGAACCGGTGGTCGGGGCCGAGCAGTGCCATCGCGGCGGTCGAGGTGGCGAGTTTGGTGTTGGAAGCGGGCATCAGCCGGTCGCCGGCGGCGCGTTCGTAGAGCCGCTGTCCGGTGGTGGCGTCGGCGACGACGACGCTCGCGGCGGCGCCCTCCATCCGGGAATCGGCGAGGATCGTGTCGATGGCGCCCTTGAGCCCGATGGCGGAGGGCCCCGCTCCGGCGGGTGCGCCGCCCGCGCTCCAGCTGAGGGCGGCGACGAGGCCGAGGGCGAGCGGCCAGGTCCAGGCGCGGCGAATCACGGGTCTACTCATGCCACACGAGGATGGCGGACGCGGGCGGAGGCGGGAAGGAGGCGTGGCCCGCGGCCTACGCCATCTCGTCGACCGTCACCCGGACTTGGGGCGGAAGGCTGTCGAGGCCCGTGAACGTACCGTCTGTCGTGATGATGTCGAGGGACCGGAGCTTGTCCAGCGCGGTCAGCGGCGCGAGTGCCACGTCCTCCACCGGCGTCCAGATGCGCACCAGCGTCAGGGTCCCGACGTCCGGGAAGAGTTCCGGGACGCGGGCGAGCGACGGCTGAGCGTCACGCAGTTCCAGGCGCAGCCTCGTGACGGGCGGGGTGATGGTGACGGCGGCCAGCTGCCGGTCGTCCAGCGTCAGGTCGCTGATCCGGCACCCGGCGGGCACCGAGAGATCGGAGAGCACCGGCGAGCGGTTCAGTTCGAGGGCGAGCGTGGAGGGAGCGTCACGCAGACACCGCAGGTCCCTCAGCGCGGTGTTGCCGGAGATGCGGATGAAGCCGGGGGAACAGGCCCGCACGGTGTCGGCGATGAGGTCCTCGGGCAGGTCGCCCTGGAAGTGCAGTGCCTCCCTTCCGCCGATCTCCCTCAGCGCCGTCGCCTGTTCCTCGCTGCGGATGGTGAAGTGCAGGCCGGCGGGGTCGATGGCGGCGATGACCTCGGCCGCGTACCGCTCGGTGGGGTAGCGGTCCCAGGCCCAGACCAACTGCGCGCGCACCGGCAGCGACGGGTGCCGGGCGTACCGTGCGAGGAACGGGATCGCCGCGTCCGAGGTGATGTACGACGCCG includes:
- the dacB gene encoding D-alanyl-D-alanine carboxypeptidase/D-alanyl-D-alanine endopeptidase, with translation MSRPVIRRAWTWPLALGLVAALSWSAGGAPAGAGPSAIGLKGAIDTILADSRMEGAAASVVVADATTGQRLYERAAGDRLMPASNTKLATSTAAMALLGPDHRFRTDVLSTGSRSGSTLQGDLYLRGTGDPTTLASDYGKLAAQLRESGIRKVTGRIVADDTRFDTSRLGRSWAADDESSYYSAQISPLTVAPDTDYDAGTVIVEALPGAAPGARPVVKLTPPTGYVHVDVRGTTVPAGGTDTLAVEREHGTNTIVVSGNIPVGGSATKEWVTVWEPTGYAASVFADALAERGVRVLGSPRLGRPTPPGAKVLASHSSMPLKELMLPFMKLSNNMHAEALTKTIGYETAGQGTWSAGLAAIDGFLKKEGVDAAKLRQVDGSGLSRMNVFSADQLTRLLLAVTDAPWYADWHASLPVACNPDRAIGGTLRTRMCNTPAALNARAKTGSLTGASALSGYVTDAGGRELVYSIVLNNYLASSVKSIEDAIVVTLAGSDTAGGEIAAARPSVPQQLRNAPRPAPGDLECAWRKPEIC